In a single window of the Campylobacter fetus subsp. testudinum 03-427 genome:
- the tkt gene encoding transketolase (Pfam matches to PF00456.17 Transketolase_N, and to PF02779.20 Transket_pyr, and to PF02780.16 Transketolase_C): protein MFKKQADTIRFLCADMVQKANSGHPGAPMGLADIMSVLVNHIKHNPKNPTWLNRDRLVFSGGHASSLVYSYLYLCGYDVSLDDLKQFRQLHSKTPGHPEIETPGVEIATGPLGQGVANAVGFAMAAKSASNLLGNEIINHKVYCLCGDGDLEEGISYEACALAGKHSLDNLVIIYDSNNITIEGDTSIAWCEDVKVRFEAAGFEVARIDGHNYDEIEFALCEADTKEKPYLIIASTKIAKGAGDLEGSHHAHGAPLGEEIIKQAKIEAGFDPQKQFFVDDDVLFKFRSAVELGDLANAQWDKLVSELPSEKKELLNTLLNPDFSKINFPNLKGEKLATRDSNGKILNALAAALPGFIGGSADLAPSNKTELKGFGDFPNGKNMHFGIREHAMGAICNAYARYGLFLPFSATFFIFSDYLKASARIAALMGIKHFFVWTHDSIGVGEDGPTHEPIEQLSTFRAMPNFYSFRPADGNENVECWKTALNLNAPSAFVCSRQALPPLDEPKFGDVKNGAYLLKQASNPKITLVASGSEVGLCLEAAGILDSEGIETNVVSAPCFDLLLEQDKDYVNTIFNPSTKVLAVEAASALEWYKYADDVLGMRTFGASAPANELFKYFGFTAANVASRAKNLL from the coding sequence ATGTTTAAGAAACAAGCCGATACAATAAGGTTTTTATGTGCTGATATGGTTCAAAAAGCAAACTCCGGACATCCAGGCGCTCCTATGGGTTTGGCTGATATAATGAGTGTTTTGGTAAATCATATAAAGCATAATCCTAAAAATCCAACATGGTTAAATAGAGATAGATTAGTATTTAGCGGCGGTCATGCAAGCAGTTTGGTGTATAGCTATTTATATCTTTGTGGTTATGACGTGAGCTTAGATGATTTGAAACAATTTAGACAACTTCACTCTAAAACTCCCGGACATCCTGAGATAGAAACTCCAGGAGTAGAGATAGCAACAGGTCCATTAGGACAAGGAGTTGCAAATGCTGTAGGTTTTGCTATGGCGGCAAAAAGTGCTTCAAATTTACTCGGAAATGAGATTATAAATCATAAAGTATATTGTCTATGTGGCGATGGAGATCTAGAAGAGGGTATCAGCTATGAAGCGTGTGCTTTAGCCGGAAAACACTCTTTAGATAATCTAGTTATCATATATGATAGTAATAACATAACTATAGAGGGCGATACTAGTATAGCGTGGTGCGAAGATGTAAAAGTACGTTTTGAAGCGGCTGGATTTGAGGTTGCTAGGATAGATGGGCATAATTATGATGAGATTGAGTTTGCGCTTTGCGAAGCAGATACGAAAGAAAAACCTTATCTTATTATCGCAAGTACGAAGATCGCTAAAGGTGCAGGGGATTTAGAAGGCAGTCACCATGCTCACGGTGCTCCGCTTGGCGAAGAGATTATAAAACAAGCTAAAATAGAAGCCGGATTTGATCCTCAAAAACAGTTTTTTGTAGATGATGATGTACTTTTTAAATTTAGAAGCGCTGTGGAGTTAGGAGACCTTGCAAATGCACAGTGGGACAAGCTAGTTAGCGAACTTCCAAGTGAGAAAAAAGAGCTTTTAAACACTCTTTTAAATCCTGATTTTTCTAAAATTAATTTTCCAAATTTAAAAGGTGAAAAATTAGCTACTAGAGATAGTAATGGTAAGATTTTAAATGCTTTAGCTGCCGCGCTTCCTGGATTTATCGGTGGTAGTGCAGATCTTGCACCTAGTAATAAAACAGAGCTTAAAGGTTTTGGAGACTTTCCAAATGGTAAAAATATGCACTTTGGTATAAGAGAACACGCTATGGGAGCTATATGCAATGCTTACGCGCGTTATGGACTATTTCTACCGTTTTCAGCAACGTTTTTTATATTTAGTGATTACTTAAAAGCAAGTGCTAGAATAGCCGCTTTAATGGGTATAAAACATTTTTTTGTCTGGACGCATGATAGTATAGGAGTAGGCGAAGATGGACCTACACATGAGCCGATCGAGCAGCTTTCTACATTTAGAGCAATGCCGAATTTCTACTCATTCCGTCCGGCTGATGGTAATGAAAATGTGGAATGTTGGAAAACTGCATTAAATTTAAATGCGCCGTCTGCATTTGTATGTTCTCGCCAAGCTCTACCTCCTTTAGATGAGCCTAAATTTGGAGATGTAAAAAACGGTGCTTATCTATTAAAACAAGCTTCAAATCCGAAAATAACTCTAGTTGCTAGTGGAAGTGAAGTAGGACTTTGTTTGGAAGCTGCAGGTATCTTAGATAGTGAGGGCATAGAAACAAACGTTGTATCTGCTCCTTGTTTTGATCTGCTTTTGGAGCAAGACAAGGATTATGTAAATACGATTTTTAATCCATCTACAAAAGTTTTAGCAGTAGAAGCAGCAAGCGCTCTTGAATGGTATAAATACGCTGATGATGTTTTAGGAATGCGTACTTTTGGTGCTAGCGCCCCTGCTAATGAACTTTTTAAATATTTTGGTTTTACTGCTGCAAATGTAGCTAGCAGAGCTAAAAATCTACTTTAA
- the aldA gene encoding aldehyde dehydrogenase A (bifunctional~Pfam match to PF00171.18 Aldedh) encodes MRSYEMYIDGAFVPNRSSKTIEVLNPATKKVISTIPDADISQVEEAISSSKKAQKSWEALAAIERANYLRKIANEIRENSEMLAQTITEEQGKIISLARVEVNFTADYLDYMAEWARRYEGEIIQSDRANENIFIFKQAIGVTSGILPWNFPFFLIARKLAPALVTGNTIVVKASVETPNNAFEFAKLAHKAGLPKGVFNLVSGRGSTVGNLLASHKDIGLVSFTGSVETGAKIMEAASKNIIKVNLELGGKAPAIVCRDADIDAAVNYIKNSRIINTGQVCNCAERVYVQKDIIKTFTDKMVEAMKHVKYGTPTDEKVDMGPLVSEAGLNSVNAMVERAKNSGAKILTGGHISTNQDGYYYEPTVITDIDQKSELIQSEIFGPVLPIVAFDSIDNAIEMANDSDYGLTSSIYTQNIDIAMRACREIKFGETYINRENFEAMQGFHAGFRKSGIGGADGKHGLEEYLATHVVYLQYNKDANF; translated from the coding sequence ATGCGCAGTTACGAAATGTATATAGACGGTGCTTTTGTTCCAAACAGAAGTTCTAAAACCATAGAGGTTTTAAATCCAGCTACAAAAAAAGTTATTTCGACTATTCCGGATGCTGATATATCGCAAGTAGAAGAGGCGATCAGCAGTAGTAAAAAAGCTCAAAAATCTTGGGAAGCACTTGCAGCGATTGAACGTGCAAACTATTTAAGAAAAATAGCAAACGAGATAAGAGAGAATTCAGAGATGTTGGCTCAGACTATTACCGAAGAGCAAGGTAAAATCATATCTTTGGCTAGAGTTGAGGTAAATTTTACAGCTGATTATCTTGATTATATGGCTGAGTGGGCTAGAAGATATGAAGGTGAGATTATACAAAGTGATCGCGCAAATGAAAATATATTTATATTCAAACAAGCAATCGGAGTTACAAGCGGTATTTTACCTTGGAATTTTCCGTTTTTCTTAATCGCTAGAAAGCTAGCTCCTGCTCTTGTTACTGGAAATACTATTGTTGTCAAAGCTAGTGTCGAAACGCCAAATAATGCGTTTGAATTTGCTAAACTCGCGCATAAAGCAGGTCTTCCAAAAGGAGTGTTTAATCTAGTAAGCGGACGCGGAAGCACGGTTGGAAATTTACTAGCAAGTCACAAAGATATAGGTTTAGTAAGTTTTACTGGTAGCGTGGAAACAGGAGCTAAGATTATGGAAGCTGCTAGTAAAAATATCATAAAAGTAAATTTAGAATTAGGCGGAAAAGCTCCTGCTATTGTTTGTAGAGATGCGGATATAGACGCGGCTGTAAATTATATAAAGAACTCACGTATTATAAATACCGGTCAAGTTTGTAACTGTGCTGAGAGAGTTTATGTGCAAAAAGATATTATAAAAACCTTTACAGATAAAATGGTAGAGGCTATGAAACATGTAAAATACGGCACTCCTACTGATGAAAAAGTCGATATGGGTCCTCTTGTAAGCGAAGCTGGATTAAACTCAGTAAATGCTATGGTAGAACGTGCGAAAAATAGCGGTGCTAAGATCTTAACAGGAGGTCATATATCTACAAATCAAGACGGTTACTACTATGAGCCTACAGTTATCACTGATATTGATCAAAAAAGCGAACTTATCCAAAGTGAGATATTTGGTCCTGTACTTCCTATAGTTGCGTTTGATAGTATCGATAATGCTATAGAGATGGCAAATGATAGCGATTATGGTCTAACTTCAAGTATTTATACTCAAAATATAGATATAGCGATGAGAGCATGCCGTGAGATTAAATTTGGAGAAACATATATCAATCGTGAAAATTTTGAAGCTATGCAAGGATTTCACGCAGGTTTTAGAAAAAGCGGTATAGGCGGAGCTGATGGAAAACATGGGCTTGAAGAGTATCTAGCTACTCACGTTGTGTATTTGCAATACAACAAAGACGCTAATTTTTAA
- a CDS encoding putative protein (DUF466 domain) (Pfam match to PF04328.9 DUF466), protein MALLAKLKKIWQAYEKLDEALYPLIGLQRYEKYLEHFNKTHPGEKPLSRAEFFREAQDAKAKNVKC, encoded by the coding sequence ATGGCGTTACTTGCTAAACTGAAAAAAATTTGGCAAGCTTATGAAAAACTAGATGAAGCCTTGTATCCTTTGATCGGGCTTCAAAGATATGAAAAATATCTAGAACATTTTAACAAAACTCACCCCGGAGAGAAACCTCTTTCTAGGGCTGAGTTTTTCAGAGAAGCTCAAGACGCCAAAGCTAAAAATGTTAAATGCTGA
- the cstA gene encoding carbon starvation protein A (Pfam matches to PF02554.10 CstA, and to PF13722.2 CstA_5TM) gives MKLYQKLLWLLVSVIGAWTFGVLALNRGESISAVWLVVASVCIYMIGYTFYGRFIAMKVLMLDDNRATPAYTLNDGRDYTPTNKYVLFGHHFAAIAGAGPLVGPVVAAQMGYLPSMIWLLVGVVLAGAVHDFVVLFLSVRRNGKSLGEMIKEELGAFTGGVAMVGIFFIMLIIVAILAMVVVKALAESPWGLFTIAMTIPIAIFMGIYMRFLRPGKVIEASVIGFILLMFALLGGHYVAADPFWKDIFSLKGTTLAWLTIAYGFIAAILPVWFLLAPRDYLSTFLKIGVIVGMAIAILLVGPEIKMPAVTSFTDGTGPVFAGPLFPFLFITIACGAISGFHALISSGTTPKLVEKESQTLFIGYGSMLMESLVGVMALVSATILTPGLYFSINIGGLGTDVVAAAARITELGFSVTPEEILALAKNVGEETMMSRTGGAPTFAVGLTLLFHELMGGVEAMPFWYHFAILFEALFILTAVDAGTRTGRFMVQDILGNVHKPIGDTKNWFWGIIATIICVTGWGYLLYSGVTDPMGGIFTLWPLFGAANQMLAGIALMLATVVLFKMGKAKYSWVTIAPLVWVLVTTMYAAYQKLLPANGEKVHDAVSHVATAQNWAKKLETLTDPAAIAKAEAVIRNNIIDAVLCGFFMIVVVVVAVQTFRICFRIYKDGNDKAYPLNESEYKKASDYNGVTC, from the coding sequence TTGAAGCTATATCAAAAACTGTTATGGCTGCTTGTATCTGTGATAGGTGCTTGGACATTTGGTGTCTTAGCACTAAACCGTGGAGAGAGCATAAGCGCTGTTTGGCTAGTTGTAGCTAGCGTTTGTATCTATATGATAGGTTATACTTTTTATGGTCGTTTTATCGCCATGAAAGTTCTAATGTTAGATGACAACCGTGCCACTCCTGCCTATACCCTAAATGACGGAAGAGACTATACTCCTACAAACAAATATGTTCTTTTCGGTCACCATTTTGCAGCCATTGCGGGCGCTGGTCCTCTTGTGGGTCCAGTAGTTGCTGCTCAAATGGGTTATTTACCAAGCATGATATGGCTTTTAGTCGGTGTCGTGCTAGCTGGAGCCGTTCATGACTTCGTGGTTCTTTTCTTATCTGTTCGTAGAAACGGAAAGAGCTTAGGAGAGATGATAAAAGAGGAGCTTGGAGCATTCACTGGCGGTGTGGCGATGGTGGGAATTTTCTTTATTATGCTCATCATCGTGGCCATACTTGCTATGGTTGTTGTAAAAGCATTAGCTGAGTCGCCGTGGGGATTATTTACCATAGCTATGACGATTCCTATTGCTATTTTTATGGGAATTTATATGAGATTTTTACGTCCGGGTAAAGTTATAGAAGCTTCTGTAATCGGATTTATACTTCTTATGTTTGCTCTATTAGGAGGTCACTACGTTGCTGCTGATCCATTTTGGAAGGATATATTTTCACTAAAAGGCACAACATTAGCATGGCTTACTATAGCTTATGGATTTATAGCTGCTATTTTACCTGTTTGGTTCTTACTAGCTCCAAGAGACTACTTAAGTACGTTTTTAAAAATAGGTGTAATAGTCGGTATGGCTATAGCTATATTGCTTGTTGGACCTGAGATTAAAATGCCTGCTGTTACTTCATTTACAGATGGTACTGGTCCGGTATTTGCTGGTCCTCTTTTCCCATTCTTATTTATCACTATAGCTTGTGGTGCGATATCTGGATTCCATGCTCTTATATCAAGCGGTACGACTCCAAAATTAGTAGAAAAAGAGAGTCAAACACTATTTATAGGTTATGGTTCTATGCTTATGGAAAGCCTTGTTGGAGTTATGGCGTTAGTTTCAGCTACCATACTTACTCCAGGACTTTACTTCTCTATAAATATAGGAGGTCTAGGTACTGACGTAGTAGCCGCAGCGGCTAGGATAACAGAACTTGGATTTAGCGTGACCCCTGAAGAGATCTTGGCACTAGCAAAAAATGTAGGTGAAGAGACTATGATGAGTAGAACAGGTGGTGCTCCTACATTTGCGGTCGGTCTTACTTTGCTTTTCCATGAACTTATGGGCGGAGTGGAAGCTATGCCGTTTTGGTACCACTTTGCGATACTATTTGAGGCACTATTTATATTAACTGCAGTTGATGCTGGTACTAGAACAGGACGATTTATGGTACAAGATATACTAGGTAACGTTCATAAACCAATAGGTGATACAAAAAACTGGTTTTGGGGTATTATCGCTACCATAATATGCGTTACTGGCTGGGGATATCTATTATACAGTGGTGTTACTGATCCTATGGGTGGTATATTCACACTTTGGCCATTATTTGGCGCGGCAAATCAAATGCTAGCTGGTATAGCATTAATGTTAGCGACAGTAGTTCTTTTCAAAATGGGCAAAGCAAAATACTCATGGGTTACAATCGCTCCACTTGTGTGGGTTTTAGTAACCACTATGTACGCAGCATATCAAAAACTTCTTCCAGCAAACGGAGAGAAAGTTCATGACGCCGTAAGTCACGTAGCTACTGCTCAAAACTGGGCAAAAAAACTAGAAACATTAACAGATCCAGCAGCTATAGCTAAAGCTGAAGCAGTCATTAGAAATAATATAATTGACGCTGTACTCTGTGGATTTTTCATGATAGTCGTAGTCGTAGTAGCAGTGCAAACTTTTAGAATTTGCTTTAGAATTTATAAAGATGGCAATGATAAAGCTTATCCGCTTAACGAAAGCGAATACAAAAAAGCGAGCGATTATAATGGCGTTACTTGCTAA
- the thiS gene encoding thiamin biosynthesis protein (Pfam match to PF02597.16 ThiS), which produces MKIKINSNIVDIDENLSLKKWLETNGYNLDRIAIECDGEIISKSIWNEFILREDVSLEIVEFVGGG; this is translated from the coding sequence ATGAAGATAAAAATTAACTCAAATATCGTAGATATAGATGAAAATCTTAGTCTAAAAAAGTGGCTTGAGACAAATGGTTATAACCTAGATAGAATCGCTATAGAATGCGATGGAGAGATCATTTCAAAAAGCATTTGGAATGAGTTTATATTAAGAGAAGATGTAAGCTTAGAAATAGTTGAATTTGTTGGTGGGGGATAA
- a CDS encoding transcriptional regulator, GntR family, putative TcuR protein (Pfam matches to PF07729.8 FCD, and to PF00392.17 GntR) — MKKTESPKKQIYDFFITSLENFTLKPGDRVKEEDIAAKTGFSRTPVREVLALLANEGLIESSVDGLRISILDENSITQLYEMREILEGTAAGFAAIHANEIEIAALEEIVLREKELTTSSQIIQNNRLFHSMLFRCAHNKFLVKTINELTNTLLLLGKSTLSDEKRKEEAYEEHIKIVEALKNHDSSAAKKYAKEHIKNAYKSRIKMFLQDGRIL; from the coding sequence ATGAAAAAAACAGAATCTCCGAAAAAACAAATTTATGATTTTTTTATAACTTCACTTGAAAATTTCACTCTAAAACCAGGAGATAGGGTAAAAGAAGAAGACATAGCGGCAAAAACAGGCTTTTCACGTACGCCTGTTCGTGAAGTTCTTGCGCTTTTAGCAAATGAAGGGTTGATAGAGTCTAGCGTAGATGGACTTAGAATTTCGATTTTGGATGAAAACTCTATCACTCAGCTTTATGAAATGCGTGAAATTTTAGAAGGAACAGCAGCAGGATTTGCAGCAATCCACGCAAACGAGATAGAAATAGCAGCCCTTGAAGAGATAGTATTAAGAGAAAAAGAGCTAACAACCTCATCACAAATCATCCAAAATAATAGACTTTTTCACTCTATGCTATTTCGTTGCGCCCACAATAAATTTCTAGTTAAAACAATAAATGAGCTTACAAATACGCTTTTATTACTCGGCAAAAGTACTTTAAGCGATGAAAAACGTAAAGAAGAGGCGTATGAAGAACATATAAAAATCGTAGAAGCACTTAAAAATCATGATAGCTCAGCAGCGAAGAAGTATGCAAAAGAGCATATTAAAAACGCTTATAAATCACGTATAAAAATGTTTTTACAAGACGGTAGAATTCTATAA
- a CDS encoding major facilitator superfamily transporter, putative tricarballylate transporter TcuC (Pfam match to PF07690.12 MFS_1) — translation MQDNLKQNPAKCSKSKEAGKIFKVASGNFMEMYDFAVYGFYAAFIAQTFFPSDSEFIAVLKSFIAYGVGFLMRPLGAVVLGAFMDKHGRRNGLLLTLSIMALGTFSIAICPSYEQIGYLAPIIVVIGRLLQGFSAGAEVGGASVYLAEIAPKGLRGFYVSWQSGSQQIATIFAGLIGLGMYYLLGDQLTSEWGWRIPFFIGCLIIPFILYIRRSLEETPEFKATAHKAPKTFKAMMASVSQNYKIIILAVMFVMMTTVTFYFITAYTPRFATKALGLTKFDAFTLTAIIGLSNLFWLPLSGYLGDKIGRKPIVLTMTTIGLLTAYPALNFLTSGDVSFTKVVMVELWLSFIFGAYNGVMVVSLSEFVPKEIKALGFSLAYSITVAIFGGFTPVVSEILIEKTKNPASPAYWLTFAAFCSFVSAFILFKKGGVYDKARSEAWEK, via the coding sequence ATGCAGGATAATCTAAAACAAAATCCAGCTAAATGCTCAAAATCCAAAGAGGCTGGTAAGATTTTTAAAGTTGCAAGCGGAAATTTTATGGAAATGTACGACTTTGCTGTTTATGGTTTTTATGCTGCTTTTATAGCTCAGACATTTTTCCCATCAGATAGCGAATTTATAGCCGTCTTAAAGAGCTTTATAGCTTATGGAGTTGGTTTTTTGATGCGTCCGCTTGGAGCTGTAGTTTTGGGAGCTTTTATGGATAAACATGGCCGTAGAAATGGACTTTTGCTAACTTTATCTATCATGGCATTAGGAACGTTTTCTATCGCGATCTGTCCGAGCTATGAGCAAATCGGCTACCTAGCGCCTATCATAGTAGTTATCGGTCGTTTGCTTCAAGGATTTTCAGCAGGAGCAGAAGTAGGTGGGGCGAGCGTGTATCTAGCTGAAATAGCACCTAAAGGGCTTCGCGGATTTTATGTTAGTTGGCAAAGCGGATCTCAACAGATCGCAACTATATTTGCAGGGCTTATTGGTCTTGGGATGTATTATTTATTGGGTGATCAACTTACTAGTGAATGGGGTTGGAGAATTCCGTTTTTTATCGGCTGTTTGATCATACCTTTTATACTTTATATTCGTCGTTCGCTTGAAGAGACTCCGGAGTTTAAAGCTACAGCTCACAAAGCGCCAAAAACTTTTAAAGCCATGATGGCAAGTGTATCTCAAAATTATAAAATCATTATTTTAGCTGTTATGTTTGTTATGATGACGACCGTTACGTTTTATTTTATCACTGCTTATACTCCTAGATTTGCGACGAAAGCTTTGGGTTTGACTAAATTTGACGCATTTACTCTTACTGCTATCATCGGTCTTAGCAATCTTTTTTGGCTTCCGCTCTCAGGATATCTAGGCGATAAAATCGGTAGAAAGCCTATAGTTTTAACGATGACTACCATAGGTCTTCTTACTGCTTATCCGGCGCTAAATTTTTTGACAAGTGGCGACGTGAGTTTTACTAAGGTTGTTATGGTTGAACTCTGGCTTAGTTTTATATTTGGTGCTTATAACGGCGTTATGGTTGTTTCATTATCCGAGTTTGTACCAAAAGAGATAAAGGCGCTTGGATTTAGTTTGGCTTATTCTATCACAGTTGCTATTTTTGGTGGATTTACACCCGTAGTTAGTGAGATCCTGATAGAAAAAACAAAAAATCCTGCAAGTCCTGCATATTGGCTAACTTTTGCAGCTTTTTGTTCTTTTGTGTCTGCTTTTATATTGTTCAAAAAAGGTGGAGTATATGACAAAGCAAGGAGCGAAGCATGGGAGAAATAA
- a CDS encoding putative tricarballylate dehydrogenase TcuA (Pfam match to PF00890.20 FAD_binding_2), translated as MGEINCDVLVIGGGNAALCAAISAKENGADVVMLESSPKVWRGGNSQHTRNLRSMHYGPTDVLTDTYSEDEFFEDIYKVTKGQTNEEFARYVIKNTPEVVKWAKSHGVRFQGSFGGTLQLGRTNAFFLGGGKSLVNSYYREAKKMGIKIFYEHEAKSLDIQNNKISSVEVEDKQNRQILTFKPKACVIASGGFESNLEKLREAWGEPAKNFLIRGTKFNQGKMLFALQDAGAKIIGDPTQGHMVAIDARAPKYDGGIASRVDCVSLGIVVNKNAKRFYNEGEDFWPKRYAIWGRLVASQPDQIGYSITDVKVLKRYMPPLFEPIVANSLDELADKIGLDEVVLKDTISEFNAHVVSGNFDHTVLDDCYTSGLEIDKTHWAQAIDTPPFYCYPLRPGVTFTYLGVKVTKEAAVVMQNDEVCENLFAAGEIMAGNILSQGYCAGFGMSIGSVFGRIAGREAAKSRGEK; from the coding sequence ATGGGAGAAATAAACTGTGACGTTTTAGTTATCGGTGGTGGTAATGCCGCCCTTTGTGCAGCAATTAGTGCAAAAGAAAACGGCGCAGACGTTGTAATGTTAGAAAGCTCACCAAAAGTTTGGCGTGGTGGAAATTCTCAGCACACTAGAAATTTACGTTCAATGCACTATGGTCCAACAGATGTTCTAACAGATACTTATAGCGAAGATGAGTTTTTCGAAGATATTTATAAAGTGACTAAAGGTCAGACAAATGAAGAGTTTGCTCGCTATGTTATCAAAAATACTCCAGAAGTAGTAAAGTGGGCAAAAAGTCATGGCGTACGTTTTCAAGGCTCATTTGGTGGTACTTTACAGCTAGGAAGGACAAATGCATTTTTCTTAGGTGGTGGTAAATCGCTAGTAAATTCTTACTACCGTGAAGCTAAAAAAATGGGAATAAAGATCTTTTATGAGCATGAAGCTAAAAGTCTAGATATCCAAAATAATAAGATAAGTAGCGTAGAAGTAGAAGACAAACAAAACAGACAAATTCTCACTTTCAAACCAAAAGCTTGTGTTATAGCAAGCGGTGGATTTGAGTCAAATTTGGAAAAATTACGCGAAGCTTGGGGTGAACCTGCTAAGAATTTCTTGATACGTGGAACCAAATTTAATCAAGGTAAGATGCTTTTTGCATTGCAAGACGCTGGAGCTAAGATCATCGGTGATCCTACTCAAGGACATATGGTAGCTATAGATGCAAGAGCGCCAAAATACGACGGTGGCATCGCTTCGCGTGTGGATTGCGTTAGTCTTGGTATAGTAGTCAATAAAAATGCCAAAAGATTTTACAACGAAGGAGAGGATTTTTGGCCGAAGCGTTACGCGATCTGGGGAAGACTAGTAGCGTCTCAGCCTGATCAAATCGGATATTCTATCACAGACGTAAAAGTTCTAAAACGCTATATGCCCCCACTTTTTGAGCCGATCGTGGCAAATTCACTAGATGAACTAGCTGATAAAATAGGTCTTGATGAAGTAGTTTTAAAAGATACTATTTCTGAGTTTAACGCTCACGTTGTAAGTGGAAATTTTGATCATACTGTGCTTGATGATTGTTATACAAGTGGGCTTGAGATAGATAAAACTCACTGGGCTCAGGCTATCGATACACCACCATTTTATTGTTATCCACTTCGACCGGGTGTAACATTTACGTATCTTGGAGTAAAGGTTACAAAAGAAGCAGCGGTTGTTATGCAAAATGATGAAGTATGTGAAAATTTATTTGCAGCAGGAGAGATAATGGCCGGAAATATCCTAAGTCAAGGGTATTGCGCTGGATTTGGTATGAGTATCGGATCTGTGTTTGGGCGTATCGCAGGACGTGAAGCGGCAAAATCAAGGGGAGAAAAATGA
- a CDS encoding putative tricarballylate utilization protein TcuB — translation MNENETLYNKAIRLSQICNACRYCEGFCAVFPAMEKRREFHIKDADYLANLCHQCGECLYACQYAPPHEFDLNVPRDFAAVRKESYKKFATPKFLGIAFEKAGLLSAVLLLIVLALFLSLASGNFDKDAAGNFYEITSYKTMVGVFGVFAAISFVMILASCFKFTKSIGFNGIKFVDYINALKDALSLKHLGGHNYEGCTFPNGEDRSNLRRYFHHFTFYGFMLCVAATTIAAIYDHFLDYHAPYAFFSAPKLFGTFGGIALVIGCVGLFTMKIKADPDLLDVKSLNIDYALIFMLFLSAFSGLILMIFRDTSALAYLLVLHLSSILSFFIIAPYSKMMHLFYRYLALVKNAKECRLES, via the coding sequence ATGAACGAAAACGAAACGCTATATAATAAAGCGATCAGACTAAGCCAAATTTGCAATGCGTGTAGGTATTGCGAGGGCTTTTGTGCCGTGTTCCCAGCTATGGAAAAAAGACGTGAATTTCACATAAAAGACGCCGATTATCTAGCAAATTTGTGTCATCAATGTGGCGAGTGCTTGTATGCGTGTCAATACGCCCCGCCTCATGAGTTTGATCTAAATGTTCCACGCGATTTTGCAGCAGTTCGTAAAGAAAGCTACAAAAAATTCGCTACTCCTAAGTTTTTGGGTATAGCGTTTGAAAAAGCAGGACTTCTTAGCGCCGTACTTTTGCTTATAGTTTTGGCTCTGTTTTTAAGTCTAGCTAGTGGAAATTTTGATAAAGACGCAGCTGGAAATTTCTATGAGATCACGAGTTATAAGACAATGGTTGGGGTATTTGGAGTATTTGCGGCGATATCTTTTGTGATGATATTAGCAAGCTGTTTTAAATTTACAAAATCTATCGGTTTTAATGGTATCAAATTCGTGGATTATATCAACGCTCTTAAAGACGCACTTAGTTTAAAACATCTTGGCGGACATAATTATGAGGGTTGTACATTTCCAAATGGCGAAGATAGATCAAATTTACGTCGTTATTTTCATCATTTTACATTTTATGGTTTTATGCTTTGCGTTGCAGCTACCACGATAGCGGCGATCTATGATCATTTTTTGGATTATCACGCTCCTTATGCGTTCTTTTCGGCACCAAAACTATTTGGTACATTTGGCGGTATCGCTCTAGTTATAGGTTGTGTAGGTCTTTTTACTATGAAGATAAAAGCAGATCCAGATCTGCTTGATGTAAAAAGTCTAAATATCGACTATGCACTCATATTTATGCTATTTTTGAGTGCATTTAGTGGGCTTATTCTTATGATATTTAGAGATACTAGTGCGCTTGCGTATCTTCTTGTCTTGCATTTAAGCTCAATCTTGAGCTTTTTTATCATCGCACCATATTCAAAGATGATGCACTTGTTTTACCGTTATTTGGCGCTTGTTAAAAATGCCAAAGAGTGCCGCTTGGAATCATAA